Proteins co-encoded in one Paraburkholderia edwinii genomic window:
- a CDS encoding Pr6Pr family membrane protein, with amino-acid sequence MTAPPTLPTPPSRDEPELPLHTPSAASLTAAALIALIAWLAFAAQTDITIDRLAARGYGVFDALERMSSYLTNLTVLLCAISFTCIALRPPTPIGRFFRAPTVVTAIVVYMVFVGLAYNFLLRHLWTPHGYRSLVNESLHTVLPALCALYWLLFVPRFHLTIRRSLLWLVYPLAYIAATMLRGSLSDFYPYPFIDVLELGYERVLINELALIGAFIGLMVLFIAINHRRPQRTREASIATQHARQDVTQDVGR; translated from the coding sequence ATGACCGCACCGCCGACCTTGCCCACGCCGCCTTCGCGCGACGAACCCGAGTTGCCGCTGCACACGCCGAGCGCCGCATCGTTGACAGCAGCGGCATTGATCGCGCTCATCGCGTGGCTCGCGTTCGCCGCGCAAACCGACATCACGATCGATCGGCTCGCCGCGCGCGGCTATGGTGTGTTCGATGCGCTCGAGCGCATGAGCAGCTATCTGACGAACCTGACGGTACTGCTGTGCGCCATCAGCTTCACTTGCATCGCGCTGCGGCCGCCCACGCCGATCGGCCGCTTTTTTCGCGCACCGACGGTGGTTACTGCGATCGTCGTGTATATGGTCTTTGTCGGACTCGCGTACAACTTCCTGTTGCGCCATCTGTGGACGCCGCACGGTTACCGGTCGCTCGTCAACGAAAGCCTGCATACCGTGCTGCCCGCGCTCTGCGCGCTCTACTGGCTGCTGTTCGTGCCGCGCTTTCATCTGACGATTCGGCGCAGTCTGCTGTGGCTCGTTTATCCGCTCGCCTATATCGCCGCGACGATGTTGCGCGGCAGCCTGTCGGACTTCTATCCATACCCGTTCATCGATGTGCTCGAACTCGGCTACGAGCGCGTGCTGATCAACGAATTAGCACTGATCGGCGCGTTTATCGGGCTCATGGTGCTGTTTATCGCCATCAATCATCGACGGCCGCAGCGCACGCGCGAGGCGTCGATTGCTACTCAACACGCGCGGCAGGATG